In the Bacilli bacterium PM5-9 genome, one interval contains:
- a CDS encoding hypothetical protein (product_source=Hypo-rule applied): MHLNYIKHFTNIKDNNISFSNVSTQ; encoded by the coding sequence ATGCATTTAAATTATATCAAACATTTTACTAATATTAAAGATAATAATATTTCTTTCTCTAATGTATCTACTCAA
- a CDS encoding DNA-binding NarL/FixJ family response regulator (product_source=COG2197; cath_funfam=1.10.10.10,3.40.50.2300; cog=COG2197; pfam=PF00072,PF00196; smart=SM00421; superfamily=52172), whose translation MKLIIIDDDKLVRVSLQTILESDGFNVVASGDDGKDALPLYQKYKPDVVLLDIRMKEINGIEAAKNILNYDDKAKILLLTTFEDDEYIIEALKIGVKGYLLKQDYESLTPAIKAVMANQSVFVDEIMNKIPSLVRKTKNQEELDNLTKKELEVIECVAQGLNNKEISNTLFLSEGTIRNYISTILTKLELRDRTQLAIYYYTKRFYNI comes from the coding sequence ATGAAATTAATTATAATTGATGATGATAAATTAGTAAGAGTTTCATTACAAACTATTTTAGAAAGTGATGGTTTTAATGTTGTTGCAAGTGGTGATGATGGAAAAGATGCATTACCTTTATATCAAAAATATAAACCAGATGTTGTATTATTAGATATTAGAATGAAAGAGATTAATGGAATTGAAGCAGCAAAAAACATTTTAAATTACGATGATAAAGCAAAAATTCTTTTACTAACAACTTTTGAGGATGATGAATATATTATTGAGGCATTAAAAATTGGTGTTAAAGGTTATTTATTAAAACAAGATTATGAAAGTTTAACACCTGCAATTAAAGCAGTCATGGCAAATCAATCAGTTTTTGTTGATGAAATAATGAACAAAATCCCTAGTTTAGTTAGAAAAACAAAAAATCAAGAAGAACTAGATAATTTAACTAAAAAAGAATTAGAAGTTATTGAATGTGTTGCTCAAGGTTTAAATAATAAAGAAATATCAAATACTTTATTTTTAAGCGAAGGAACAATTAGAAACTATATTAGTACCATTCTAACAAAATTAGAACTTCGTGATCGAACACAACTTGCTATCTATTACTATACAAAAAGGTTCTATAATATCTGA
- a CDS encoding signal transduction histidine kinase (product_source=COG4585; cath_funfam=3.30.565.10; cog=COG4585; pfam=PF07730; superfamily=55874; transmembrane_helix_parts=Inside_1_6,TMhelix_7_39,Outside_40_53,TMhelix_54_76,Inside_77_82,TMhelix_83_100,Outside_101_352): MILIQKALLILISLVLMFYSNIDISIICITTLCIITMSYLEYYLNFKNNKIYYLLISIILILINHNFIFFLPIIIYDTIDKRTFYLSPIILFLLLLIFNISDLNKVLLILFSISSAFISLLTQYDIRLKNQVLKLEDNYFELENNIAIKNKELIISQDNEIYMATLKERGRIARDIHDNVGHILSSSIIQLGAIKKINKDDNLSLLLDQLNNSLNEGMQSIRTSVHQIHSQSSDLKKEIDFLIDNYMFCKIHLNYDISDLAPNKVKTTFLAIIKEALNNCSKHSNATIIKINIRELEKHYQLIISDNGNKINLNSTGIGLENMKTRVETLNGIINITNDNGFKIHISIIKES; encoded by the coding sequence ATGATTTTAATTCAAAAAGCATTATTAATACTAATATCATTAGTTTTAATGTTTTATAGTAATATTGATATAAGTATTATTTGTATTACTACATTATGTATTATTACTATGTCTTATTTAGAATATTATTTAAATTTTAAAAACAATAAAATTTACTACTTATTAATTTCAATAATTTTAATATTGATTAATCATAATTTTATTTTTTTTCTACCAATAATAATTTACGATACTATTGATAAAAGAACCTTTTATTTAAGTCCAATTATTTTGTTTCTACTTCTTTTAATTTTTAATATTAGTGATTTAAATAAAGTATTATTAATTCTTTTTTCAATTAGTTCAGCTTTCATTTCACTTTTAACACAATATGATATTAGATTAAAAAATCAAGTGTTAAAATTAGAAGACAATTATTTTGAGTTAGAAAATAATATAGCCATTAAAAATAAAGAATTAATCATTTCACAAGATAATGAAATTTACATGGCGACATTAAAGGAAAGAGGAAGAATTGCACGTGATATTCATGATAATGTTGGACATATTTTATCAAGTTCAATTATTCAACTTGGTGCCATAAAAAAAATAAATAAAGATGATAATTTATCATTACTTTTAGATCAATTAAACAATTCATTAAACGAGGGAATGCAATCAATTAGAACAAGTGTTCATCAAATTCACTCACAATCATCTGATTTAAAAAAAGAAATTGATTTCCTTATTGATAACTATATGTTTTGTAAAATACATTTGAATTATGATATTAGTGATTTGGCCCCAAATAAAGTTAAAACAACCTTTTTAGCTATCATTAAAGAGGCACTAAACAACTGTTCAAAACATAGCAATGCAACAATCATTAAAATAAATATTAGAGAACTAGAAAAACATTATCAATTAATTATTAGTGATAATGGAAATAAAATTAACTTAAATTCAACTGGAATTGGATTAGAAAATATGAAAACAAGAGTAGAAACTTTAAATGGCATAATAAATATTACAAATGATAATGGTTTTAAAATCCATATTAGTATTATAAAGGAGAGCTAA
- a CDS encoding ABC-2 type transport system ATP-binding protein (product_source=KO:K01990; cath_funfam=3.40.50.300; cog=COG1131; ko=KO:K01990; pfam=PF00005,PF13732; smart=SM00382; superfamily=52540): MIIEVNDLVKRYGSAIALNHFNLEVKEGEILGLLGPNGSGKTTAINCMLSLLNYNKGSIKIFGKEMKPTAYDIKSKIGVVMQDVAVMDELNVYENIDYFCGLYISDKQLRKQYVEEAIEFVEISDYRKYTPKKLSGGLLRRLNIACGIAHKPSLIFFDEPTVAVDPQSRNNILEGIKKLNENGATIIYTSHYMEEVEYLCNEIVVIDKGKVIAKGDKDELKAMVSTTEKITFEVFEISNEKLERINQLENVVDVSYEGVSLVIRFAKEEHNLTNILEHFKKENIKFEKITSEQPTLNDVFLEITGKELRD, encoded by the coding sequence ATGATTATAGAAGTAAATGATCTAGTGAAAAGATATGGTAGTGCAATTGCCTTAAACCATTTTAATTTAGAAGTTAAAGAGGGAGAAATTCTTGGTTTATTAGGACCAAATGGTTCTGGAAAAACAACAGCTATTAATTGTATGCTTTCATTATTAAATTACAACAAGGGGTCAATTAAAATATTTGGTAAGGAAATGAAGCCAACAGCCTATGATATTAAAAGTAAAATTGGTGTTGTAATGCAAGATGTTGCAGTCATGGATGAATTAAATGTTTATGAGAACATTGATTATTTTTGTGGTTTATATATAAGTGATAAACAATTAAGAAAACAATATGTTGAAGAAGCAATAGAGTTTGTTGAAATAAGTGATTATAGAAAATATACTCCTAAAAAATTAAGTGGTGGTTTATTAAGAAGATTAAATATTGCTTGTGGAATAGCTCATAAACCATCATTAATTTTCTTTGATGAACCAACAGTTGCGGTTGATCCTCAAAGTAGAAATAATATTTTAGAAGGAATTAAAAAACTAAATGAAAATGGAGCAACTATTATTTATACTTCGCATTATATGGAAGAAGTTGAATATTTATGCAATGAGATTGTTGTTATTGATAAAGGAAAAGTTATTGCTAAAGGTGATAAAGATGAACTAAAAGCAATGGTTAGTACAACTGAAAAGATTACTTTTGAGGTATTTGAAATAAGTAATGAAAAACTAGAAAGAATTAATCAATTAGAAAATGTTGTTGATGTTTCTTATGAAGGTGTTTCATTAGTTATTCGTTTTGCAAAAGAAGAACATAATCTAACAAATATTTTAGAACACTTTAAAAAAGAAAATATTAAATTTGAAAAGATTACTAGTGAACAACCAACTTTAAATGATGTATTTTTAGAAATAACTGGAAAAGAATTGAGGGATTAA